From a region of the Fusobacteria bacterium ZRK30 genome:
- a CDS encoding GGDEF domain-containing protein, producing the protein MKKIKKSDIFKAVVKDLDVCNDHPEVLKLLIEHRSQIAHNKIQRDLFKTLINDYVKLSKKLEENLEHVTHLSETDHLTKAYNRLKFNEVIKMEVLRSKRYRTDLSIIMFDIDFF; encoded by the coding sequence ATGAAAAAAATAAAAAAAAGCGACATATTTAAAGCTGTTGTAAAAGATTTGGATGTCTGTAATGATCACCCAGAGGTATTAAAACTCTTGATTGAGCACAGAAGCCAGATAGCTCATAATAAAATTCAACGAGATCTTTTTAAAACTCTGATAAATGATTATGTTAAATTAAGTAAGAAACTTGAGGAGAACCTGGAGCATGTAACCCATCTTTCAGAAACAGATCATCTGACAAAAGCATATAACCGTTTAAAATTTAATGAAGTTATTAAGATGGAGGTTCTAAGATCCAAAAGATATAGAACAGACCTTTCAATAATTATGTTTGATATTGATTTTTTTTAA
- a CDS encoding PD-(D/E)XK nuclease family protein, which translates to MSIYSRLLKLYKNNSEKTPKEDFTTEILVGILEKNSEFLDDYVNNFLKIKGEGFEISSQRYYSLEKQNDCRVDIVIENKEKIIFIEKKVDSFEENGQLKRYSELLMGIENKIGYLFYCTKFMKEKKVSYSNFRQFRWKDIYEYYKNSESELLIDFLEYLEEERIVMNKKFNFTDMLVMENIVEMIAKMDEVLDYASHLLSKHFEKCIKHSARSTQIGKNQMYSTYTRKILKGNGYSDVEANFNFNKDKYEVPHLEVVLWIENKSEYYSQFKEYMENPNSDNFKLIIDENKMLIGTSKPIQDFLSSENQIEDMKYWFKEKIEEMSKFKHETRDFGWK; encoded by the coding sequence ATGAGTATTTATAGTAGGTTGTTAAAGTTGTATAAAAACAATAGTGAAAAGACTCCTAAGGAAGATTTTACAACGGAAATCTTAGTTGGAATATTAGAAAAAAACTCAGAGTTTCTTGATGATTATGTTAATAACTTTTTAAAAATAAAAGGCGAAGGCTTTGAAATATCCTCACAGCGTTATTATAGCTTGGAGAAACAAAATGATTGTAGAGTAGATATAGTTATTGAAAATAAAGAAAAGATAATATTCATAGAAAAAAAAGTGGATTCATTCGAGGAGAATGGCCAACTAAAGAGGTACTCAGAGCTTTTAATGGGAATAGAAAATAAAATAGGGTACCTATTTTATTGTACGAAGTTCATGAAAGAAAAAAAAGTGAGTTATTCAAACTTTAGACAGTTTAGGTGGAAAGATATTTATGAATATTATAAAAATTCAGAATCGGAGCTTTTAATAGATTTTCTTGAATATTTAGAAGAGGAGAGAATAGTAATGAATAAAAAGTTTAATTTTACAGATATGCTAGTAATGGAAAATATAGTAGAAATGATTGCAAAAATGGATGAAGTTTTAGATTATGCTTCTCATTTGCTTAGTAAACACTTTGAAAAATGTATTAAACATTCTGCAAGAAGTACTCAAATAGGTAAAAATCAAATGTATTCAACCTATACACGAAAGATTTTAAAAGGTAACGGTTATTCAGATGTTGAAGCAAACTTCAATTTTAATAAAGATAAATATGAAGTTCCACATCTAGAAGTAGTTCTATGGATTGAAAATAAATCAGAGTATTATTCTCAGTTTAAAGAGTATATGGAAAATCCAAACAGTGACAACTTTAAATTAATAATAGATGAAAATAAAATGCTAATCGGAACTAGCAAGCCTATTCAAGACTTTCTTTCTTCAGAAAACCAAATAGAGGATATGAAGTATTGGTTTAAAGAAAAAATAGAAGAAATGAGTAAATTTAAACATGAAACCCGAGATTTTGGTTGGAAATAA
- a CDS encoding metal-sensitive transcriptional regulator — protein sequence MEDKIKNSCEICDEEGQVSYEKEKKVFITRLNRIEGQIRGIKKLIENDAYCDDVLNQISSAKSALNGVGKVLLEKHMESCVAKKLKKDDPEIIQEFIKTVGRLLK from the coding sequence ATGGAAGATAAAATTAAAAATTCTTGTGAAATTTGTGATGAAGAAGGTCAGGTTTCATATGAAAAAGAAAAAAAAGTTTTTATTACAAGATTAAATAGGATAGAGGGTCAAATTAGAGGTATCAAAAAACTCATAGAAAATGATGCCTATTGTGATGATGTTTTAAATCAGATAAGTTCAGCTAAATCTGCTTTAAATGGTGTAGGTAAAGTACTTTTAGAAAAGCACATGGAAAGCTGTGTCGCTAAAAAATTAAAAAAAGACGATCCTGAAATTATTCAAGAGTTTATAAAAACAGTAGGAAGACTTCTAAAATAG
- a CDS encoding thermonuclease family protein translates to MKKILLIFLLFGTLVFGETLVGKVIKVYDGDTITIMVDGEKEKIRFYGIDSLEIKQSYGIESMDFIRSRIMDEEVKVDVVNTDRYGRKIGKIYYNNGRSLNLESVETGNSW, encoded by the coding sequence ATGAAAAAAATATTATTAATTTTTTTATTGTTTGGAACTCTGGTATTTGGGGAAACATTAGTTGGGAAAGTAATAAAAGTCTATGATGGAGATACTATTACTATTATGGTAGATGGAGAGAAAGAAAAAATTAGGTTTTATGGGATTGATTCACTAGAGATAAAACAAAGTTATGGGATTGAATCCATGGATTTTATTAGAAGTAGAATTATGGATGAAGAAGTGAAAGTAGATGTAGTTAATACCGATAGGTATGGTAGAAAGATAGGGAAGATCTATTATAACAACGGTAGATCTCTTAACCTTGAAAGTGTAGAAACAGGTAACTCATGGTAG
- a CDS encoding MBL fold metallo-hydrolase — protein MNNKISKYQQPIEIAKGIYWVGFYDDEYFLHCNPFLIIEGDEAVLIDGGSRNDFSTVMLKILQTGVNPNNIKKLIYHHYDPDLCGSIPDFEELIDNDDLSILSHEDNNVFIKYYGTNLKSECIEKNQFEFQFATGRKLKFIMTPYCHSSASFVTFDEETGTLFSSDLFGSTAKEWDLFSNLDATCHICSDYSLSGSFNCKLGKKECPISKILLFHQKIMTSKKSLDFALDKIKKLPIKTIASQHGSLIRGSKDIEFIINILKKEKKIGIDQFFEDDQI, from the coding sequence ATGAATAATAAAATATCAAAATATCAACAGCCTATAGAGATAGCTAAGGGGATTTACTGGGTTGGATTCTACGATGATGAATATTTTCTTCACTGTAATCCATTTTTAATAATTGAAGGAGATGAAGCTGTCTTAATTGATGGTGGAAGCAGGAATGATTTTAGTACTGTGATGTTAAAAATATTACAGACAGGTGTAAATCCTAATAATATCAAAAAATTAATTTATCACCACTATGATCCTGACCTATGTGGGAGTATCCCGGACTTTGAAGAATTGATTGATAACGATGATTTAAGTATACTTTCCCACGAAGATAACAATGTTTTTATAAAATATTATGGTACAAACCTTAAAAGCGAATGTATAGAAAAAAATCAATTTGAATTTCAATTTGCAACTGGAAGAAAACTTAAATTTATAATGACTCCTTACTGTCATTCAAGTGCAAGTTTTGTTACCTTTGATGAGGAGACAGGAACACTTTTTAGCAGTGATCTTTTTGGAAGTACCGCCAAAGAATGGGATTTATTTTCTAATTTAGATGCCACTTGTCACATCTGTTCTGACTATAGTTTATCTGGTTCATTTAATTGTAAATTAGGGAAAAAAGAGTGTCCTATCTCAAAAATTTTACTTTTCCATCAAAAAATAATGACTTCTAAAAAATCTTTAGATTTTGCACTGGATAAAATAAAAAAATTACCTATAAAAACAATAGCTTCCCAGCATGGGAGTCTCATCAGAGGAAGTAAAGATATCGAATTTATAATAAACATTTTAAAAAAAGAAAAGAAAATTGGTATAGACCAGTTCTTTGAGGATGATCAGATATGA
- a CDS encoding replication initiation protein produces MNRNEMVVHHNYLNESKFTDFTELELNLFITILYKMRHEKENEVTFRSEDIKNMTNAKDRSYKEFERILHSLQDRTFYLKTIDGYERIKPFPTLIFNNEKKKITVEVNKRMVPVFRQLKEQFTQYSLKEFVSLDNKYGKRLYQLLKQYESIGKRNFKLDNFRELLDCTNKSYDKMSNLDKKVLMKARDDINEKTSLSVDYVKLKKGRKVESVEFTIKKSDKTTLSDNKDTPSDKLVNLKLDIGRISKIKVSEDETSIEAKEIKKDKTTSSDNKDTPSDKLKKQEVKKEKIDETKGKKGIKRKVTKKDKTTPSDNKDTLSDKLEKAIIKSKRNIYVSKAWNKRVDNKISKIINENGEEYALDILNRLYVSVKQDIKTTLVQYINGIMKNIKIEVKEKALSNFNKVKEEKIRNEKEIKGDKSLPGENKDEQGENESEITLEEFEELDEKTRNELEKEAIKLTMKKVEISEKFLSDLKKRSMKIYFNTIKANINKK; encoded by the coding sequence ATGAATAGAAATGAAATGGTTGTACACCATAATTATTTAAATGAAAGTAAATTTACAGATTTTACAGAATTAGAATTAAATTTATTTATTACTATTTTATATAAAATGAGACATGAAAAAGAAAATGAAGTAACTTTTAGAAGTGAAGACATAAAAAATATGACAAATGCAAAAGACAGGAGTTATAAAGAGTTTGAAAGGATTTTACATTCTTTGCAGGACAGGACATTTTATTTAAAAACAATTGATGGTTATGAAAGAATCAAACCTTTTCCAACTTTAATTTTTAATAATGAAAAGAAAAAAATAACGGTAGAGGTTAATAAGCGAATGGTCCCCGTATTTAGGCAATTAAAGGAACAGTTTACTCAATATTCATTGAAAGAATTTGTGTCGTTAGACAATAAATATGGAAAAAGATTATATCAATTATTGAAGCAATATGAATCTATAGGAAAAAGAAATTTTAAATTAGATAATTTTCGAGAACTATTAGATTGTACAAATAAAAGTTATGATAAGATGTCAAATTTGGATAAAAAAGTATTGATGAAGGCTAGAGATGATATAAATGAAAAAACTTCTTTAAGCGTTGATTATGTAAAATTAAAAAAGGGCAGAAAGGTAGAAAGCGTTGAATTTACTATAAAAAAAAGTGATAAGACTACACTATCTGACAATAAGGATACTCCATCTGACAAATTAGTTAATTTAAAATTAGATATAGGAAGAATCAGTAAAATCAAGGTTTCAGAAGATGAAACAAGTATCGAAGCTAAAGAAATAAAGAAGGATAAGACTACATCATCTGACAATAAGGATACCCCATCTGACAAATTAAAGAAACAGGAAGTTAAAAAGGAAAAAATAGACGAAACCAAAGGAAAAAAAGGAATTAAAAGGAAGGTAACAAAAAAAGATAAGACTACCCCATCTGACAATAAGGATACTCTATCTGACAAATTAGAGAAAGCAATAATAAAATCTAAAAGGAACATATATGTCTCTAAAGCTTGGAATAAAAGGGTAGATAATAAGATCAGTAAAATTATAAATGAAAATGGTGAGGAATATGCACTGGATATTTTGAACCGGCTATATGTCAGTGTAAAACAGGATATAAAAACTACCTTGGTTCAATATATAAATGGGATTATGAAAAATATTAAAATAGAGGTCAAAGAAAAAGCTCTTTCTAATTTTAATAAAGTAAAGGAAGAAAAGATCAGAAATGAAAAAGAAATTAAAGGTGACAAGTCGTTACCTGGAGAAAATAAAGATGAACAAGGGGAGAATGAAAGTGAAATAACCCTAGAAGAATTTGAAGAATTAGATGAAAAAACCAGGAATGAACTAGAAAAAGAAGCTATAAAACTAACTATGAAAAAAGTAGAAATTTCTGAGAAATTTCTTTCAGATCTAAAGAAGAGATCGATGAAGATATACTTTAATACAATAAAAGCAAATATAAATAAAAAATAA
- the lgt gene encoding prolipoprotein diacylglyceryl transferase — translation MKILFTLGGLRIPFFGTMIALAMLAAMQILSYDAKKKNINPEKVTDMAVYALLGGMIGARIGYILFYSLDFYLKNPIEILKIHEGGMSIHGGIAGGILASLIFLKRNKELKVLEMADLAAPPLILAQAIGRIGCDVYGVVMTNPKFWGIPVNGYIYHPAQLYEFVLDYLLFFYLWRKRKSIKHEGQLFGIYLIGFAAIRSIVELFRGNPKILGLISVSHLLSLTLITVGIVWLKITAKNSRPKIKSQLKCFPLYIEITLFLVVLLLSIGIFYGVQLNF, via the coding sequence ATGAAGATATTGTTTACACTTGGAGGATTAAGAATACCATTTTTTGGAACAATGATAGCACTAGCTATGTTGGCTGCCATGCAGATCTTATCCTATGACGCTAAAAAGAAGAATATTAATCCAGAAAAGGTAACGGATATGGCAGTCTATGCACTTCTAGGTGGAATGATAGGAGCTCGTATAGGTTATATTCTATTTTATAGTTTAGATTTTTATCTAAAAAACCCTATAGAAATTCTTAAGATCCATGAAGGAGGAATGTCTATTCATGGAGGTATAGCAGGAGGAATTCTTGCTTCTTTAATATTTCTGAAAAGAAATAAGGAACTAAAGGTCCTGGAAATGGCAGATCTGGCTGCTCCACCTCTAATCCTCGCTCAGGCCATAGGACGTATAGGATGTGATGTGTATGGGGTAGTTATGACAAATCCTAAATTTTGGGGAATCCCTGTAAATGGATATATATATCATCCAGCTCAGTTATATGAATTTGTTTTGGATTATTTATTATTTTTTTATCTCTGGAGAAAGAGAAAATCAATAAAACACGAAGGACAGCTATTTGGAATATACTTAATAGGATTTGCTGCAATAAGGAGTATAGTGGAGCTATTTAGGGGAAATCCTAAAATATTAGGATTAATAAGCGTCTCGCATCTTCTAAGTTTAACCTTAATAACAGTAGGTATAGTATGGTTAAAAATTACAGCTAAAAACTCTAGACCTAAAATAAAATCTCAATTGAAATGTTTTCCGTTATATATAGAAATAACGCTATTCTTAGTAGTATTACTGCTTTCGATAGGTATCTTTTACGGTGTACAACTTAATTTTTAA
- a CDS encoding GGDEF domain-containing protein — translation MVKKSVRETDIFCRWGGEEFMILLPNTSLEFAVLVAERIRKSIYNLQIKNIEKVSCSFGVVSFNFEEDLDSFIKRVDNKLYTAKNSGRNRVEY, via the coding sequence CTGGTAAAAAAATCAGTCCGGGAAACAGATATTTTCTGCCGGTGGGGCGGGGAAGAATTTATGATACTGCTTCCAAATACCTCTTTAGAGTTTGCAGTATTAGTTGCAGAAAGAATAAGAAAATCGATCTATAATCTCCAGATAAAAAATATAGAAAAGGTTTCATGCAGTTTTGGAGTGGTATCCTTTAATTTTGAAGAAGATTTGGATAGTTTTATAAAACGAGTAGATAATAAACTCTATACAGCTAAAAATAGCGGTAGAAACAGGGTGGAATATTAA
- a CDS encoding ParA family protein: MIIYIKNYKGGVGKSTITKNLASGLEKSNLKTAIVTFDAQNDSLAMFGHDWEASNGFKHFVKTNNDCSIHIRPNIHYYPLETDVFGANLKGKIKKAFEYLRTTYQVILIDGAPAVDGVLDSVALEISNKIIVPIMLDKSSVNGLARFLETEAGQKVNLIAPNFYGGTKVNKAYYKALEDFTKDSSVTLLNPIKRTALEEELSEKGKTIFETEDKRSFETRDRYIEMIEVIFND, translated from the coding sequence ATGATTATTTATATTAAAAACTATAAAGGCGGAGTCGGAAAATCAACGATTACAAAAAATTTAGCTTCTGGACTGGAGAAATCTAATCTAAAAACAGCTATTGTTACCTTTGATGCTCAAAATGACTCTCTGGCTATGTTTGGACATGATTGGGAAGCCAGTAATGGTTTTAAACATTTTGTTAAAACAAACAATGACTGCTCTATCCACATTAGACCGAATATTCATTATTATCCTTTGGAAACTGATGTTTTTGGAGCTAATTTAAAAGGTAAGATAAAAAAAGCTTTTGAATATTTGAGAACAACTTATCAAGTTATTTTGATAGATGGTGCTCCTGCTGTAGATGGAGTTTTAGATAGTGTGGCTCTTGAGATATCAAATAAAATAATAGTTCCTATTATGCTGGATAAATCTTCAGTTAACGGGTTGGCTAGATTTTTAGAAACTGAAGCCGGACAAAAAGTTAATTTAATCGCTCCTAATTTTTATGGGGGAACTAAAGTTAATAAAGCATATTATAAAGCTTTGGAAGATTTTACAAAAGATAGTAGTGTTACCTTATTAAATCCAATAAAAAGAACAGCTTTGGAAGAGGAACTTTCAGAAAAAGGGAAGACTATTTTTGAAACTGAAGATAAGAGATCTTTTGAAACTAGAGACAGATATATTGAGATGATAGAGGTGATTTTTAATGATTAA
- a CDS encoding type I restriction endonuclease subunit R, whose product MRQSEAMLENNLIKELISIGYEKIDVKNEEQLISNFKIQLEKHNKITLSRDEFKQVMNYLEKGTSVYKRANLLRDRVNIILDNGEKKHISFLNQEKWCQNIFQVTNQVEIEKDNLNRYDVTILINGLPLVQIELKRNGVEIMQGFNQIVRYNRQTMQKTLFGYVQIFVISNGVNTKYFANNKSLEKLGKQVFSWSDKENKLINNLSDFTNVFLEKCHLAKMITKYIVLNETMQGLMVLRPYQYYAVERIIEKVENTSSNGYIWHTTGSGKTLTSFKASQIIKSLPKVKKVLFVVDRNDLDNQTMKEFDSFEKGSVGGTDDTKELVKHLSDPKQKLIVTTIQKLNNAVSKPHNMKKIEYLKDEKVVFIFDECHRSQFGETHKKICDFFTNNQMFGFTGTPIFAENSNKNRTTKDLFHERLHTYTIQNAIADDNVLGFSIEYIGKYEKKDSATEIDIQVEDIDEKEILESEERIEKIVDYIIENHDRKTHTKNYNSIFAITNTKTLIKYYDTFKKKNHNLKIATIFSFEANEDIREESHTQDLPVEYKREALGRIVEDYNEEYGENINLKVNGGYNNYFVNLSNNVKANKIDILLVVNMFLTGFDNKKLNTLYVDKNLKYHGLIQAFSRTNRLESDAKSHGNIVCFRNLKAKTDEAIRLFSNDSPTENVLMKTYEEYLKSFNFKAKELLNLVPEVQDVDGLIDEEDQKTFIEIFRNLVMSKNKLEGFVDFKFSDLGIDEDLFEKYRGKYLDLYEKVKNRGKKEKVSVLDEIDFKLDLLTRDIVNVNYILMLLRKLNPKGKEFVKDREFILGKMESMPNLRNIKDLIEEFIDNHLDGITTEEEFDEKFEEYIEVKRKEELNEILEKEELMEEPVNKFIDYFEFTGKDDKDEILKSSFREKVKFRERRAKTERVKARVLDFVEKFNSLHIGI is encoded by the coding sequence ATGAGACAATCTGAAGCGATGCTAGAAAATAACCTAATTAAAGAATTAATATCAATTGGGTATGAAAAAATAGATGTCAAAAATGAAGAGCAGCTGATTTCTAATTTTAAAATTCAACTAGAAAAACATAATAAAATAACTTTATCAAGAGATGAGTTTAAACAAGTTATGAACTATTTAGAAAAGGGAACTTCAGTTTATAAAAGAGCAAATCTTTTGAGAGATAGAGTTAATATAATACTAGATAATGGAGAGAAAAAACATATTTCTTTTTTAAATCAAGAAAAATGGTGTCAAAATATATTTCAAGTAACAAACCAAGTGGAGATAGAAAAAGATAATTTAAATAGATATGATGTGACTATATTGATTAATGGACTGCCATTGGTTCAAATAGAACTAAAAAGAAATGGTGTTGAAATAATGCAAGGCTTTAACCAAATTGTGAGATACAATAGGCAAACAATGCAAAAGACTTTATTTGGTTATGTACAGATTTTTGTAATAAGTAATGGAGTTAATACAAAATATTTTGCTAATAACAAATCGTTGGAAAAATTGGGGAAACAAGTATTTTCATGGTCAGACAAAGAAAATAAATTAATAAATAATTTGAGTGATTTTACTAATGTTTTTTTAGAAAAATGTCACCTAGCTAAGATGATCACTAAATATATAGTGTTAAATGAGACTATGCAAGGGTTGATGGTACTTAGACCATATCAATACTATGCTGTAGAAAGAATAATAGAAAAAGTAGAAAATACAAGCAGTAATGGATATATATGGCATACGACAGGATCAGGAAAAACACTAACTTCATTTAAAGCTAGTCAGATAATTAAATCTCTTCCAAAGGTAAAAAAGGTTTTATTTGTAGTAGACAGGAATGACCTGGATAATCAAACTATGAAGGAATTTGATAGTTTTGAAAAGGGAAGTGTAGGGGGAACAGATGATACAAAGGAATTGGTAAAACATCTTTCTGATCCAAAACAAAAACTAATAGTAACAACTATTCAAAAGCTGAATAATGCAGTATCAAAGCCTCATAATATGAAAAAAATAGAGTATTTAAAAGATGAAAAAGTGGTATTTATCTTTGATGAATGTCATAGATCTCAGTTTGGGGAAACTCATAAGAAAATTTGTGATTTTTTTACAAACAATCAAATGTTTGGTTTTACAGGAACACCGATATTTGCAGAGAATTCAAATAAAAACAGGACTACAAAGGATCTATTTCATGAGAGACTTCACACTTATACTATTCAGAATGCTATAGCGGATGATAATGTCTTGGGATTTTCTATAGAATATATCGGGAAATATGAAAAGAAGGACTCGGCTACAGAGATAGATATTCAGGTAGAGGATATAGACGAGAAAGAGATTTTGGAATCTGAGGAAAGGATAGAAAAAATAGTAGATTATATTATAGAAAATCATGACAGGAAAACTCATACTAAAAACTATAATTCTATTTTTGCAATCACCAATACTAAAACTTTGATAAAATATTATGATACTTTTAAAAAGAAAAATCATAATTTGAAAATAGCTACTATCTTTAGTTTTGAAGCAAATGAAGATATCAGAGAAGAATCACACACACAGGATCTTCCTGTAGAATATAAGAGGGAAGCACTGGGAAGAATAGTGGAAGATTATAATGAGGAATATGGTGAAAATATTAACCTAAAGGTAAATGGTGGATATAACAATTATTTTGTAAATTTATCAAATAATGTAAAGGCAAATAAGATCGATATACTTTTGGTAGTAAATATGTTTCTTACGGGTTTTGATAATAAAAAATTAAATACACTGTATGTAGATAAAAATCTTAAATATCATGGATTAATACAGGCTTTTTCCAGGACTAACAGACTAGAAAGTGATGCTAAAAGTCATGGAAATATTGTATGTTTTAGAAATCTAAAAGCTAAAACAGACGAAGCTATCAGGTTATTTTCTAATGATAGTCCCACTGAAAACGTATTGATGAAAACATATGAAGAATATTTAAAATCATTTAATTTTAAGGCCAAAGAACTATTAAACCTGGTTCCAGAAGTACAAGATGTAGATGGGTTGATAGATGAAGAAGATCAAAAAACTTTTATAGAGATATTTAGAAATCTGGTAATGAGTAAGAATAAGCTGGAAGGATTTGTAGACTTTAAATTCAGTGATTTGGGTATAGATGAAGATCTCTTTGAAAAATACAGGGGAAAATATCTGGATCTCTATGAGAAGGTAAAAAATAGAGGTAAAAAGGAGAAAGTGTCTGTATTAGATGAGATTGATTTTAAATTGGATCTATTGACCAGAGATATTGTAAATGTAAACTATATCTTGATGCTCCTAAGAAAATTAAACCCTAAAGGAAAAGAGTTTGTAAAAGACAGGGAATTTATTCTGGGGAAGATGGAGAGTATGCCAAATCTAAGAAATATAAAGGATTTGATAGAAGAGTTTATAGATAATCATTTGGATGGAATTACAACAGAAGAGGAATTTGATGAAAAGTTTGAAGAATATATTGAGGTAAAACGAAAGGAAGAATTAAATGAGATCCTGGAAAAAGAAGAACTAATGGAGGAGCCTGTAAATAAGTTTATAGATTATTTTGAATTTACCGGTAAAGATGATAAAGATGAAATTTTAAAAAGTTCTTTTAGGGAAAAAGTGAAATTTAGAGAAAGAAGAGCTAAGACAGAGAGGGTCAAGGCCAGGGTACTTGATTTTGTGGAGAAATTTAATAGTTTACATATAGGAATATAG
- a CDS encoding GIY-YIG nuclease family protein — MSLKDQEKQINITKEEKKKEINFITSVLKGIEPKFSKEFLIGSGLYGTIINESYKKNEIKEMVKALGEVCNKKDAYSFHSNCIYFFWNYETKEIYYIGLTNNVLRRFKEHNGLVQNSNTGNKFSQITEYFNENEILGYTLLVRSPINELSPKGFDKIIGNEIKLAMKNEKKNELFSIEGALIEEYRLNYGIIPKWNNIGGSKSARKKLYIKKYGNLFKYVTLTEISDFNSKSTLRELVHNPKYKMIESDLHSIRMIMYKSNKTFLESYKIFMIYLSNLAKEKEKRGIFPIEECLIFDRFEKLLKEDYLNKIIKLKR; from the coding sequence ATGAGTCTGAAAGATCAAGAAAAACAAATTAATATTACAAAAGAAGAAAAGAAAAAAGAGATTAATTTTATAACCTCTGTACTGAAAGGAATTGAACCTAAATTTTCAAAAGAATTTCTAATTGGTTCAGGTTTATATGGAACTATCATCAATGAATCTTATAAAAAAAATGAAATTAAAGAAATGGTAAAAGCTTTAGGTGAAGTCTGTAATAAAAAAGATGCATATTCATTTCATTCCAATTGTATTTATTTTTTTTGGAATTATGAAACTAAAGAAATATATTATATAGGACTTACAAATAATGTTTTAAGAAGATTCAAAGAACATAATGGTTTAGTCCAAAATTCTAACACTGGAAATAAATTTTCACAAATAACAGAATATTTTAATGAAAATGAAATATTAGGTTATACATTATTGGTAAGATCTCCTATAAATGAATTATCACCAAAAGGGTTTGATAAAATTATTGGAAATGAAATTAAATTAGCAATGAAAAATGAAAAGAAAAATGAACTTTTTTCAATAGAAGGAGCATTAATTGAAGAGTATCGATTAAATTATGGTATTATTCCAAAATGGAATAATATTGGAGGGTCAAAGTCAGCTAGAAAGAAATTATATATTAAAAAGTATGGAAATTTATTTAAATATGTTACTTTAACAGAGATAAGTGATTTTAACTCAAAATCAACATTAAGAGAATTAGTTCATAATCCAAAATATAAAATGATTGAGAGTGATTTACATTCAATAAGAATGATTATGTATAAATCCAATAAAACATTTTTAGAAAGCTATAAAATTTTTATGATATATTTAAGTAATTTAGCTAAAGAAAAAGAAAAAAGAGGAATATTTCCAATAGAAGAATGCTTAATTTTCGATAGATTTGAAAAGCTTTTAAAAGAAGATTATTTAAATAAAATTATAAAATTAAAGAGATAG